One Urechidicola croceus genomic window, GGTATTTTGTCTACCTTTTTTATTCTCCTCAAATATGGCTGATTTAGTTGGAGCTGGATTTCCATTTATCGGAGGAGCAATATTATCTGTTGGCGGACTTTTAGCATTATCGAACTTATCTCGACCAATTAAAAGCCAGCAGGTAACAACGTATAAAAATAATGCTAACTTTATGGCTTAATCAAAGAACAGTGCAATTTTGCTTTGTCCAATTTTCCTAGCGGAAAATCAGCCAGTCACAAAACCGCACTATTCTTATACAAGACCGTTGTAAACAATTAAAACCAAATATTACGAATGAAAAAAATGAAATTATTTTGCGGAATTTTAATCGGACTTATGATTTTCTCATCTTGCTCAAGCGATGATGACTCAAACTCGGATTCAACATCGATAGTTGGAATTTGGAAACCTATAAAAGAAGTTGATGTATGTTCAACAGGAAGTGAAGAAACTTATGATTTCTCTATTTGCGAGCAAAAGTCTCGAGTTACGTTTTCATCAAATGAAACATTAAACATTACGGATTTTGATGACAATACTGGTGACTGTTTAGAGGACTATAATGAAAATGGAACTTGGTCTTTAACTGGAGATAATTTATCTGTAACATTAAATGGAGAAACTAACAATCCAACCTTTTTTGAATTGACAAACAATACTCTACGAATAGGATATTATGATAACGATGAAAATGACCCTTGTGATGGAGGAAATTTGCCTTCGCATTATTATACGGAATATACAAGAGTGGAATAATAACTGTTTACAACAACGTTTATATTCAATGCTTTACTTTTGGTCAATCCACAAAGTTTTCGCATTTTTATATCGTTAGATTTTCCTAGCGGAAAATCTGCCGCGTACTTTTACGCACTGAAACATACACTAAACCGTTGCCTTTAATGCTTAAAACAAAATTTTCGGAATTATAAATATTAAAAATTCAATCAAATTTTGAGCAATTACAGCGGAATTGAAAGTTACAACGGAAAAAATCAAAACAGCGGAGAAAAATAACAACGGAATTTTTGCCTGTTTTTGCGGAATGAAAAGTTGAAACGGAAAACTCAACTTTGCGGAATTGAAAGTTGGAGCGGAAAATTATAACGGAATGAAACTCACTCACGGCGGAATCTCATAACGGCGGATTTTCACTCAGAATCGAAAAATAACACTCAAATGCGCACTAAAAGGCAACACTGTTTATATTCAATGCTTTACTTTTGGTCAAGTTCAAAAGTTTTCGCATTTTTATATCGTTAGATTTTCCTAGCGGAAAATCTGCCGCGTACTTTTACGCACTGAAACATACACTAAACCGTTAGGCAACATTAAAACCAAATCAACGAATGAAAAGAACAATATTTTTATTATTAGCAATTCTACCAATTTTGATTTTCGGACAAAGCGACTTTTGCGACAAAAGTTTCGGAGAAAGTTATTTTCCACTTCAAATCGGATTTGAAAAACATATCACTTGGGGAAATGCATTTTATGTGGAAAAAGTAACTGAAAAAATAGAAATCGACGGAAAAGAATATTTCAAATATGAGCAAGATTTTAGAAATGGAACCGTATATGACCTATTGTTGAGAAATCAAAATGACACAATTTTTATGTATAACGAGGTTAAGAAAACAGAACAGATACTTTTAATTGCAAAACCTCAAAAAGGAATCAAATGGGAGACTGGAAAAGTTGCCGAAATTGACGGAAGTTTTGAGACGCCTTATTGTAACTATGAAAACCTAATTGTAGTTGAAAACAAATACTCAAATGGCACTAAAGAAAAACGTTATTACAAAAAAGGATTGGGACTTGTGGCTATAACAAGCAAACAAGGGATTAAAGGAATTTGCTTACCGAATAAAGAAGAAGCTGAATCACTTGTTCAACCATTATCATATGTCGGTTGTGAAAATGAAGCAGATAAGGATAAAATAACTGAATGTACAATGAAATCTATTCATTCCTATGTTATTGAGAAATTGAAAACTGCAAATATCAAACCACCAAAAGAAGACGGAATCCTAAAATATAAGGTAAAGATTGCGAAAACTGGATATGTTACTAACGTGGAAACCTTGAACTCAATTCCAGGTGGAAACCAAGCGAGAAAAGAAATAAAAAAAATAATAGAATCACTGCCTAAATTTATTCCTACCAAAACTGCTGACAAAAAAGCTGTAGGAACAAATATTGAATTGTCGATTCCGATTAAAACAAAATAACATTGCCTAACAATGGCTATAAGTAATTGCTTGTTCTCGCCTACTTCTGAAAATCCTCGCGGATTTTCAGTTTGGTGTGTACTTGCAAAGTTAAGTGCTAAACCACGCAACTACTCATAGCCGAGACCGTTGGGTTTAATACTTAAAACAAAATTAGGCAGAATAAAATATTGACTGAACCCACTCCTACTCTACAAATTTGAGCAATTACTGCGGAATTGAAAGTTGGAACGGAAAAAATCAAAACAACGGAGAAAAATAACGGCGGAGATTTTGCCAATCGTTGCGGATTAAAAAGTTGATACGCAAAAACTCAACTTTGCGGAATTGAAAGTTGGAGTGAAAAATTTTAACGGAATAAAACTCACTCACAACGGAATCTTATAACAGCGGAATTTTACTCAGACTCAGAAAATAGCAATGAAAAACGTACTAAAACCCAACACTGTTTATATTCAATGCTTTACTTTTGGTCAAGTTCAAAAGTTTTCGCATTTTTATATCGTTAGATTTTCCTAGCGGAAAATCTGCCGCGTACTTTTACGCACTGAAACATACACTAAACCGTTACCTGCAAGCAAAAATTAACAACAAAACAAAATGTCACAAATAAAAATTTACGGATTAAGAACTAATTTAAAAGATATTAAACAAAAACTATCTGATGTAATTCACAATTGCGTAGTTGAATCACTAAGTTTTCCTAAAAACAAAAAAGCTCATAGATTTATAAATTTAGAAAAAGATGATTTCTATTATCCAGAAGGAAGAACTGATGAATATATTATCATTGAAATAATTATGATTTCAGGAAGAACTGTCGAAACAAAAAAAGCTTTAATTAAAATGCTCTTTAAAGAAATCAATAGTCAACTTAATATTTCTACTACTGATATCGAAATTTCAATTATTGAAAGCCCTGCATCAAATTGGGGATTTAGAGGAATGACTGGAGATGAAGTTTCTTTGAATTATAAAATTGAAGTTTAGAATGTCAAAAAGTATAAATATAGTTGGAATTTGTGGAAGTGCTAGTCGAAATTCTGCAAATCTAACAATTCTCAAGTGGATAGCAGAATTGAATAAATCTGATTTCAATTTGGAGATTGTAGATGATTTGACTGAATTACCACATTTTAAAACGGAACTGACTGACAAAAATGTACCTGAACAAATTGTTGACTTTCGCAATAAAATTGAAAATGCAGACGGAATTATAATTTGTACACCTGAATATGTTTTCAGTATTCCAAGTGGTTTAAAAAATATGATTGAATGGTGCGTATCAACAACCGTTTTTTCTGACAAGCCAATTGGACTTATAACTGCTTCGACAAGTGGAAAAAAAGGACACGAAGAACTGAAATTGATTATGGAAACTATCCAAACAAAATTTACAAACGAGACAACTCTTCTAATTCAAGGAATAAAAGGAAAAGTAAATACAAACGGTGAAATATCAGATAATAAAACAGAAACTGAATTAAAAAAATTCATTGAATCATTTGAAAAATTGATAAGAAAGCCAGCAGGTAACAATGTATAAAAAACATAGGGCTTTTGTGTTAACTCCAAAGTTCTGTGTTTTTTTATAAAGTCCGCCAAATATAAAATTTGGCATTTCCAATAAAAAGATAAATACAAAATATTATATTTGGCTAAGTGTTAAAATCCGAATTGTAGTGCTTACCTCCTGCCCTACGATGTTTTATACTAACCGTTCTACACAATTTAAGACGAAATGCAAGAATGCCCAAAATGTAGTTCCAAAAGCATAGTTATTGAAAGACATTACAATCATTGGAATGTTTATGAATGCGTGAATTGTAAATATTGGACTTATTGGCACTCGGACGAATGCTGTAAAAAAAATGACGAGATTATTACAATTGACCATAAACCAAGTGGACATATTGCGATTTATTACCAATGTATAAATTGTGGAAGTTCACCAAATCGGAACAAACCTTTGAGTACGAAAAAATATGGAGAAAAAATTCGTTCGGAATTTAGCAACTCTCGTTTTTTGGAATTTAAAGAAAATAAAGAACGTGAAAGACAAGAATTGGCTGAACAAAAATCTGGATATAATTTACGGAATTCAAAACGCTTTAAATATCACGAATATCTGACAAGCGAAAAATGGAAAGAATTACGAGAAAAAGTAAAAGAAAGAGACGAATTTTTATGTCAAGAATGTAAAACAAATAAAGCGGAAGAAGTTCATCATCTGACTTATGAAAATGTTTTTAATGAAAAGATGGCGGAATTAATTTCTGTGTGCTCGGATTGTCATAAAGAATTACATAAATCGGAACAAAAAACTGTGTAGAACAACGTGTATAAAAAATTGCGTAGTTTAGTGCTTAAACAATGGCAGTTGCGTTTTTGTTACGTCTGATTTTCCTGCGGAAAATCCTCGCACACAAAACTGCAACTTTCCATACACAAGACCGTTGTATTTAATGCTTAAAAGGAACTTTCCTGAAATAGGTTGACTAAAAATTAAACCATTAATTATAGTCACTTATGAAAACACAAAATGAACACTGGCGAAAAAAAAGCTACCAAAAAGTAACTTTAGAGACGAAACTTTTAGTCGTTGACCAAATACTTAGCGGGCAGATATCCAATAACCAAGCTTCAAAAAAATATGACATTCCCAGAACAACTATTTCTTATTGGTTAAGAAAATACAGTACCTTAGTACAACAAAATACTGGTATGAGTAAAAATGATGAAATTAAAAAGCTCAAGGAAAAGATTGAAGAACTTGAGTTTCAAAAAGACTTCCAACAAGACATTATCGCTGATATGGAACTCATTACAGGCGTCGATATGTCAAAAAAGTCATTGCCCAAAACATTAGCAAAAGAGATAGAGCTAAAGAAAAAACAGCGTATAAAAGAAAATGGCTCTATGGATGTTTTGGGATATCTAAACAAGCCTTCTACAAAAGACTCAAAGCTCAACAAAAACAACAAATAGACCATCAAAAACTAATTAAAATGGTCAAGGACTACCGTAAAAAAGTAGGCTCGAAAACCGGTGGTATTAAGCTACACACAGAACTAAAACAAGACTTTGTAAACGCTAATATTAAGATCGGCAGAGACAAGTTCTATCGCTTCCTCAGACTAAATAATCTTTTGATTCCTAAAACTAAAAATTACATCACAACTACAAATTCAAACCATATGTACAAAAAATATAAGAACCTAGTTAAAGACCACGTTCCTACTCGACCAGAACAACTATGGGTAAGCGATATTACTTACATTAAAACACAATACGGGCATAATTATTTAGCCATTGTTACAGATGCTTATTCCAAACAGATTATGGGCTATAAACTCGATAACCATATGAGAACATCACTTTGTACCGATGCACTCGCTATGGCCATTAAAAATAGAAAATACCCCAATCAAAAGCTTATTCATCATTCGGACAGAGGTTTTCAATACTGCAATCCTAAGTATAAAGCTTTTGCTGAAGACAACAATATCATAATGAGTATGACTGAGCAATACGACCCTTATGAAAATGCTGTAGCAGAACGAATTAATAGAACCTTGAAATACGAATATGGATTAAAACAAACGATTAAAAACACAGAACTAGCTCAAAAAATGACTGAGCAAGCTGTCTATATTTATAACAATTTAAGAACGCATTTTAGCCTGGAATTAAGAAAACCTGCAGAAGTACATTTAAATCCTAATATCAAATACAAGTCGTATCGAAAAAATAAAGTAAATTTACCTGAACTAACGATTTAAGAACGGAGAATTTTAACTAAAAAAGAGTCAACCTATTTCAGTATAATACAAAAACAAAATTAAGCGGAATAACAAATAACAAAAAATCACTCAAATTTGGCAGATTTTTAGCAATTACAGCGGAATTGAAAGTTGTCACGAAAAAAAACTAAACAACGGAATTTTTGCCAGTCTTTGCGGAATGAAAAGTTGAAACGGAAAAATCAATTTTACGGAATTATATGTTGCTATGAAAAACTCAACTTTGCGGAATTGAAAGTTGGAGCGGAAAATTTTAACGGAATGAAACTCACTCACGGCGGAATCTCATAACGGCGGATTTTCACTCAGAAACGGAAAAACCACTCAAAATACGCACTAAAAGAGAACACTGTTTATATTCAATGCTTTACTTTTGGTCAATCCATAAAGTTTTTGCACTTTTATAACATCAGATTTTCCTAGCGGAAAATCTGCCGCGTACTTTTACGCACTGAAACATACACAAACACGTTGTATTTAATGCTTAAAACTAAATTACACGGAATAAAAAAATTGACTAAATCCACTCCTACTCTACAAATTTGAGCAATTACTGTGGAATTGAAAGTTGTTACGGAAAAAATCAAAACTACGGAGAAAAATAACGGCGGAGATTTTGCCAATCTTTACGGAATTAAAAGTTGCTGCGGAAAACTCAACTTTGCGGAATTGAAAGTTGGAACGGAAAATTTTAACGTAATAAAACTCACTCACGGCGGAATCTCATAATGGCGGATTTTTACTCAGAAACGGAAAAACCAATCAAAATACGCACTAAAATACAACACTGTTTATATTCAATGCTTTACTTTTGGTCAATCCACAAAGTTTTCGCACTTTTATATCGTTAGATTTTCCTAGCGGAAAATCTGCCGCGTACTTTTACGCACTGAAACATACACTAATCCGTTGTACGCAAGTTAAAAAAAACCGTACCTAATTTAAGTTTCGGTATTCATTTGGTGTAATGCCAACTTTTTGTTTAAACAAACGGTTGAAATGTTGCGGATATTTAAAACCAAGTTCATAAGCAACTTGACTTATTGACTTTTCTGAATCGAAAATTTTTGTTTTTGCAACTTCAATAATTTTACTTTGAATGTATTCCTGTGCTGTTGTTCCCAATTCTTTTTTAATCAAATCGCCAAAATAATTGGCAGATAAATTCAGTTCATTGGCACAAAAGGTAACAGAAGGCAAACCAAAATATTGAGGCTTTTTAGAAATCAAATAAGCGTTTAAAATTTGTTCAAATTTTTGAACTATATCAGTACTGACATTTGTGCGAGTAATAAATTGGCGGTCATAAAACCGTTCTGAATAGTTGAGAATTAATTGCAACGTATCAACAATAATCGTTTTACTGTATTTATCTATATTTTGGTGCAACTCAAAGTTAATTTTATTGAACAAATCTACAATCACATTGCTTTCCCTTTCTGATAAGTGTAGGGCTTCGTTGGTTTCATAATGAAAAAAAGTATAGTCATATATTTTTTTGCCCAATGCTGTGCCACGAATAAAATCAGGATGAAAAAGCAAAACTTTACCTTTCGGCTTTAGATTGTTTTTGTAAGAGCCAACCGTTAAATTTTGATTAGGTGCGACGAACACTAAACTCTCTTCTTGATAATCATAAATTTGTTTTCCGTACTTAATATCACCACAAATTGTTTCTTTAAAGAAAACAGCATACAACTCAAACTTATATGTTACATTCTCAATCATTTTCAAATTTTCGTAATCAAGAACACTTATCATTGGATGTAACGTTTCTGCTCCTCTCAATTTATTGTAGGTAGAAACACTATCAATGATTATACTTTCGCCCATTTGCTTATTTTTCATCAAAATTATAATTTTTTTTCTTTGCCATTAATGACAAAACCAATAATCAGTAAAAATGGTAACTCAAACCGTAATTCATATACAACTGTTCAATATTCAAGGCTATAACTTTGCTCTAAATTAAAATACCAAAATTATGGACAATCAAAATTCAAGTAACAGAAGAAATTTTTTAGTGAAATCGGCAGTTGCGAGTACAGGACTAATTTTTGGAGGTGCTTTGCTTTCAACTTCTTGCAATTCTTCGGATAAAAAATCGGAACGTATTGCCACAACTTCAACTAATAAATCAGACAAAGAAATGAAAACACACAATCGACCAACAAGAAAATTAGGAAATCTTGAAGTTTCTGCACAAGGATTAGGTTGTATGGGAATGACTTATCACAGAAGTTTTATTCCTAACAAAAAAGATATGATTGCTTTATTGCGAAAAGCACCCTATTTGGGAATGAATTTTTACGACACAGCAGAAGCATACGGACCTTTAACCAATGAAGTTTTGGTAGGCGAAGCAGTTCAACCTTTCAGAAAGGAAATAATTTTGGCTACCAAATTTGGCTTTAAAGACGGAGTACCAAAAGCAGGATTAGACAGCAGACCAGAAAGAATTAGACAAGTTGTAGAAACTTCACTCAAAAACTTACGAACAGACTATATCGATTTATTGTATCAACACAGAGTTGATCCCAATGTCCCAATGGAAGATGTGGCAGGAACAGTTAAAGATTTAATTCAAGAAGGTAAGGTTTTGCATTTTGGAATGAGCGAAGCAAGTGTAGAATCTATCAAAAAAGCTCACGCAGTACAACCAGTTACGGCTGTTCAAAGTGAGTATTCTCTAATGACAAGAGAACGAGAAAAAGACGTAATTCAACTTTGTGAAGAACTCGGCATTGGCTTTGTAGCTTACAGTCCCATAAGTAGAGGACTAATTACAGGCTACATAAATGAACGGACTAAATACAATCCTGACAATGACAACCGACAAGATTTACCACGCTATCAAGCTGACAATATCATAACAAATTGGAAATTAATTGACACATTAAAAGCATTTGGCGACCAAAGAGGATTAACAGTTGCACAAGTAGCCATAGCTTGGCTAATGGCACAAAAACCATTTATTGTACCAATTCCAGGAACCACGAAATTGGCTCATTTACAAGAAAATTTATGGGCTTCAAACTATCAATTTGACAATCAAGAATTGACTGAATTAACAACAGAGTTGAATAAAATAGAAATTGTTGGCGACAGATATACGGGCTTAATGAAATCACAAACAGGAAAATAAAATAACCTGCGTACAACAAAGAACTGAGTTAAAAACCAATTTTTTTTAACTCAATTTCGATACATATTTTTCATCATAAGGATTCCCTGATTTCGCTATGGCAAATGCTTGTTTCAGCAATTTATTGGCCACTGCTATTAAGGCTAATTTCTTACTTTTTCCTTTGTTTACTATTCGTTCATAAATTTCTCTGCAAGCCTTATTATATTTACATGCCGAAAATGCACATAAAAATAATAGATTTCGCAATTTTTTATTTCCCACTTTACTTATTCTACTCCGACCCTTCACACTGCTTCCAGATTGCCTGATTGTGGGTGTTATTCCCACATAACTACATAACTGTGATGCATTGTCGAACTTCTTAAATCCGTCCGTCACCACAATCAAAAATAAAGCAGTTTTCATGCCCATTCCTGGAATGCTTTTCAATAAAGTCAATTGATCTTGTTGCTCCTTTTTTACCAACTTTAATAGTCTATCTTCGATCCCTTTGACTTCTTTATTTAAATGCTTTAAATCTCGCTTTAAAGAATTAAAAACATATTTGGAAGGTTCGCCTAATACTTTTTCTCCATGAATTTTGTTCTTTGTGGCTGTACGCTTTTTTAAATAAGTATCCAATAATCTAAATAACTGCAAGCATTCACTCTGTACGTCAGTAAGTGCTGTGTACATACTAAGCTCATTGGATTGACCATATTCACAGATAGCCTTAGCATCACTCTTATCTGTTTTTACTTTGGCCAATTTCATTTGAATAAAACGTTTAATCGATAAAGGATTTACTACTGAAACCAAGATCCCTTTTTTATACAAATATTGGGCAAGACGATAGTGATAATAGCCTGTAGCTTCCATAACAACAACACTCCCTTTCTTTAATCTTTTAGCAAATAAAACAAATCCCTTTTCATCATTTTTAAACTGATGATGACCCGTTTCTTGAGTGTACACATCAAATACATTTTTACTAATGTCAATACCATAAATTTTTTTATCTTTATCCATAAGAACACAATTATGAAAGTACATACTACTAGGATTTCAACAACTTAAAAACGAGATCTAGGTCTCACAGAACTGAACGAAATTTTAGTAGAAAAAGAGAGAGGATTATCAATGTTGTCGAAGTCTAAAGCTTCACCGTGTATACTAACCTTAATTCTCTCTTTTGTGCTTTCTGATTTATACTATAAATTTATAAAATACAAACTTAAGACGTGTATAATCAATGCTTAGGTTTGGTCAAGTCGAGAAGTTTTCGCATTTTTATACAGCAGATTTTCCTAGCGGAAAATCAGCCGCGTACTTTCACGCACTGAATCATACACAAACACGTTGGCACAAATTAAACCCTGAATAATGAAAAATATTTGTATTGATTTTTTAGATGCTCTAGGAATCTCAATTGGAGCAATATCTCATACTGAAAGATTAGATACCGGGCTGAAAAAAATATTAAGAAGAACTGCTGAACGGTTTGAAAAGAAAAATCATGTATATATTATAAATTTAATTATTCATCATGGTGTTGAATTTCAAATTAACCATGGAGCATTAGTTCAGCAAACTGCAACAGAATTTAATGAGTTTAATTTTTCATTGAATATACCATTTGAAAGTAAAAAAAAAGAACAGGCTTTTAAGAAACTCTCGTTTGCAAATGAATTTAAATACTATGAATTTCAGGAATTACCAAATTACGCGTTGAATCTTGGAAACGATCAAGAAAAGGCATACCAAATAGTTTTTGAAATACTGAAAGAAGTTTATGGTTTTAAAAACTCAACTGTTATTGAATTTGAAACTCACGATCAGGGGAGAATAATTTATAATTAAAAAACTTGTGCCAACACCGTATAAAATTAATGTGGGGCTTTTGGGTTCATCTAAAGTTTTGTCTCTATTTACAATGTCCGCTTAAACTTATTTAAGTATTTTTAGGTCGACAAGATAAAAACATAAAATAAGTATAAGCTTAGTGGCTCGGCTGACAATTTTTCGATTGTCTACCTCCCACACTAATCTTATACAAAACCGTTAGCCACAATTTGAACTGTGAACTTTCCTGAAATAGGTTGACTAAAAATTAAACCATTAATTATAGTCACTTATGAAAACACAAAATGAACACTGGCGAAAAAAAATCCTACCAAAAAGTTACTTTAGAAACCAAACTTTTAGTCGTTGACCAAATATTAACAGGACACATCTCTAACAACCTAGCTTCCAAAAAATATGATGTTC contains:
- a CDS encoding IS3 family transposase, encoding MSKQAFYKRLKAQQKQQIDHQKLIKMVKDYRKKVGSKTGGIKLHTELKQDFVNANIKIGRDKFYRFLRLNNLLIPKTKNYITTTNSNHMYKKYKNLVKDHVPTRPEQLWVSDITYIKTQYGHNYLAIVTDAYSKQIMGYKLDNHMRTSLCTDALAMAIKNRKYPNQKLIHHSDRGFQYCNPKYKAFAEDNNIIMSMTEQYDPYENAVAERINRTLKYEYGLKQTIKNTELAQKMTEQAVYIYNNLRTHFSLELRKPAEVHLNPNIKYKSYRKNKVNLPELTI
- a CDS encoding tautomerase family protein, whose amino-acid sequence is MSQIKIYGLRTNLKDIKQKLSDVIHNCVVESLSFPKNKKAHRFINLEKDDFYYPEGRTDEYIIIEIIMISGRTVETKKALIKMLFKEINSQLNISTTDIEISIIESPASNWGFRGMTGDEVSLNYKIEV
- a CDS encoding lipocalin-like domain-containing protein, translating into MKKMKLFCGILIGLMIFSSCSSDDDSNSDSTSIVGIWKPIKEVDVCSTGSEETYDFSICEQKSRVTFSSNETLNITDFDDNTGDCLEDYNENGTWSLTGDNLSVTLNGETNNPTFFELTNNTLRIGYYDNDENDPCDGGNLPSHYYTEYTRVE
- a CDS encoding transposase, which encodes MDKDKKIYGIDISKNVFDVYTQETGHHQFKNDEKGFVLFAKRLKKGSVVVMEATGYYHYRLAQYLYKKGILVSVVNPLSIKRFIQMKLAKVKTDKSDAKAICEYGQSNELSMYTALTDVQSECLQLFRLLDTYLKKRTATKNKIHGEKVLGEPSKYVFNSLKRDLKHLNKEVKGIEDRLLKLVKKEQQDQLTLLKSIPGMGMKTALFLIVVTDGFKKFDNASQLCSYVGITPTIRQSGSSVKGRSRISKVGNKKLRNLLFLCAFSACKYNKACREIYERIVNKGKSKKLALIAVANKLLKQAFAIAKSGNPYDEKYVSKLS
- a CDS encoding helix-turn-helix domain-containing protein — its product is MKNKQMGESIIIDSVSTYNKLRGAETLHPMISVLDYENLKMIENVTYKFELYAVFFKETICGDIKYGKQIYDYQEESLVFVAPNQNLTVGSYKNNLKPKGKVLLFHPDFIRGTALGKKIYDYTFFHYETNEALHLSERESNVIVDLFNKINFELHQNIDKYSKTIIVDTLQLILNYSERFYDRQFITRTNVSTDIVQKFEQILNAYLISKKPQYFGLPSVTFCANELNLSANYFGDLIKKELGTTAQEYIQSKIIEVAKTKIFDSEKSISQVAYELGFKYPQHFNRLFKQKVGITPNEYRNLN
- a CDS encoding helix-turn-helix domain-containing protein, producing MKTQNEHWRKKSYQKVTLETKLLVVDQILSGQISNNQASKKYDIPRTTISYWLRKYSTLVQQNTGMSKNDEIKKLKEKIEELEFQKDFQQDIIADMELITGVDMSKKSLPKTLAKEIELKKKQRIKENGSMDVLGYLNKPSTKDSKLNKNNK
- a CDS encoding HNH endonuclease; the protein is MQECPKCSSKSIVIERHYNHWNVYECVNCKYWTYWHSDECCKKNDEIITIDHKPSGHIAIYYQCINCGSSPNRNKPLSTKKYGEKIRSEFSNSRFLEFKENKERERQELAEQKSGYNLRNSKRFKYHEYLTSEKWKELREKVKERDEFLCQECKTNKAEEVHHLTYENVFNEKMAELISVCSDCHKELHKSEQKTV
- a CDS encoding aldo/keto reductase translates to MDNQNSSNRRNFLVKSAVASTGLIFGGALLSTSCNSSDKKSERIATTSTNKSDKEMKTHNRPTRKLGNLEVSAQGLGCMGMTYHRSFIPNKKDMIALLRKAPYLGMNFYDTAEAYGPLTNEVLVGEAVQPFRKEIILATKFGFKDGVPKAGLDSRPERIRQVVETSLKNLRTDYIDLLYQHRVDPNVPMEDVAGTVKDLIQEGKVLHFGMSEASVESIKKAHAVQPVTAVQSEYSLMTREREKDVIQLCEELGIGFVAYSPISRGLITGYINERTKYNPDNDNRQDLPRYQADNIITNWKLIDTLKAFGDQRGLTVAQVAIAWLMAQKPFIVPIPGTTKLAHLQENLWASNYQFDNQELTELTTELNKIEIVGDRYTGLMKSQTGK
- a CDS encoding NADPH-dependent FMN reductase, whose translation is MSKSINIVGICGSASRNSANLTILKWIAELNKSDFNLEIVDDLTELPHFKTELTDKNVPEQIVDFRNKIENADGIIICTPEYVFSIPSGLKNMIEWCVSTTVFSDKPIGLITASTSGKKGHEELKLIMETIQTKFTNETTLLIQGIKGKVNTNGEISDNKTETELKKFIESFEKLIRKPAGNNV